A genomic region of Mycobacterium sp. Aquia_213 contains the following coding sequences:
- a CDS encoding enoyl-CoA hydratase/isomerase family protein produces MIEIQTVGSVRVLTLSAGRVNALDVEVLDELTRTFRELQESGNGPLVITGAGRVFSAGVDLNRVVEGGSDYTDRLVPALSHMFDALFGFPWPTVAAINGAAIAGGCVLACACDRRLIGPEAGIGAAEVRVGVSFPVAALEVMRYACGDHAEEVLLGARTYKGPDAIARGLAHRVVADDLVEAAVAEAAELGELPVEAYRDTKAQLRAPAVARIRQGGATDADVRQLWGSDETQQRLATYVESLRRRD; encoded by the coding sequence GTGATTGAGATCCAGACTGTTGGTTCGGTGCGGGTGCTGACCCTTTCGGCGGGACGCGTCAACGCACTCGACGTGGAAGTGCTCGACGAGTTGACCCGAACGTTTCGGGAACTGCAGGAGTCGGGCAACGGTCCGTTGGTCATCACCGGCGCGGGCCGGGTGTTTTCCGCCGGGGTCGACCTCAACCGCGTGGTCGAGGGCGGCAGCGACTACACAGATCGGCTGGTTCCGGCGCTGTCCCACATGTTCGACGCGTTGTTCGGCTTTCCGTGGCCGACGGTGGCCGCCATCAACGGCGCCGCGATCGCCGGTGGGTGTGTGCTGGCGTGTGCCTGCGATCGCCGCCTGATCGGTCCCGAGGCGGGGATCGGCGCGGCCGAGGTTCGCGTCGGCGTCTCGTTCCCGGTCGCCGCGCTGGAAGTGATGCGCTATGCCTGCGGGGATCACGCCGAAGAAGTGCTGCTCGGCGCCCGCACCTACAAGGGACCCGACGCCATCGCCCGCGGGCTTGCCCATCGCGTCGTCGCCGACGATCTGGTCGAGGCGGCGGTCGCCGAGGCCGCAGAGCTTGGTGAACTCCCGGTTGAGGCCTATCGCGACACGAAAGCTCAGCTACGTGCCCCAGCGGTGGCGCGGATCCGGCAGGGTGGCGCTACCGATGCCGACGTCCGCCAGCTGTGGGGTTCAGACGAGACGCAGCAGCGCCTGGCCACCTACGTGGAGAGTCTTCGACGCCGCGACTGA
- a CDS encoding class I SAM-dependent methyltransferase: MTTTRQPDHSITGKLTMAEVLAIFTASGGHPLKFTAYDGSTAGSEDAPLGLDLCSPRGATYLATAPGELGIARAYISGDLQPLGVHPGDPYELLKMLADRVDFKRPSAWTLAQVVRSIGIEHLVPIAPPALETPPRWRRVAEGLLHSKTRDAEAIHHHYDVSNTFYEWVLGPSMTYTCAVYPDADATLEEAQDNKYRVIFEKLKLQPGDRLLDVGCGWGGMVRYAARHGVRAVGATLSAEQAKWSQKAIEDQGLSELAEVRHCDYRDVPEAGFDAVSSIGLTEHIGVKNYPAYFGFLKSKLRTGGLLLNHCITRHDNEQHTFAGGFTDRYVFPDGELTGSGHIMMDIQDTGFEVLHTENFRHHYAMTLRDWCRNLVDHWDEAVAEVGLPVAKVWGLYMAASRVAFDENNLQLHHVLAANVERRGADSLPLRPWWRP; the protein is encoded by the coding sequence ATGACGACAACCAGACAGCCCGACCACTCCATTACGGGCAAGCTCACCATGGCCGAGGTGCTCGCCATCTTCACCGCATCCGGCGGGCACCCGCTCAAGTTCACCGCGTACGACGGCAGCACCGCCGGAAGCGAAGACGCCCCGCTGGGTCTGGACCTTTGCTCGCCACGCGGCGCCACCTACCTGGCCACGGCGCCCGGCGAGCTCGGTATTGCCCGCGCGTACATCTCGGGCGACCTGCAGCCACTCGGCGTACATCCGGGCGATCCCTACGAGCTGCTCAAGATGCTGGCCGACCGGGTGGATTTCAAGCGGCCGTCGGCGTGGACACTGGCTCAGGTGGTTCGCTCGATCGGCATCGAACATCTGGTGCCGATTGCGCCTCCCGCGCTGGAAACGCCGCCCCGGTGGCGCCGGGTCGCAGAAGGCTTGCTGCACAGCAAGACCCGCGACGCGGAAGCCATCCACCACCACTACGACGTGTCCAACACGTTCTACGAATGGGTGCTGGGGCCGTCGATGACCTATACCTGCGCGGTGTATCCGGATGCCGACGCGACTCTGGAAGAGGCGCAAGACAATAAGTACCGGGTAATTTTCGAGAAGCTCAAGCTGCAACCGGGCGACCGGCTGCTCGACGTGGGGTGCGGCTGGGGCGGCATGGTGCGCTACGCCGCCCGCCACGGGGTCCGGGCCGTCGGCGCCACCCTGTCGGCCGAACAGGCCAAGTGGTCGCAAAAAGCGATCGAGGACCAAGGCCTCTCCGAGCTTGCCGAGGTGCGCCACTGCGACTACCGCGACGTGCCCGAGGCGGGCTTTGACGCCGTCTCGTCGATCGGGCTGACCGAGCACATCGGCGTGAAGAATTACCCCGCCTACTTCGGTTTCCTCAAGTCGAAGCTGCGCACCGGCGGTCTGCTGCTCAACCACTGCATCACCCGCCACGACAACGAGCAGCACACGTTCGCCGGCGGCTTCACCGACCGGTACGTCTTCCCCGACGGGGAGCTCACCGGATCTGGACACATCATGATGGACATCCAGGACACGGGTTTCGAGGTGCTGCACACGGAGAACTTCCGCCACCACTACGCGATGACATTGCGCGATTGGTGCCGCAACCTCGTCGACCACTGGGACGAGGCGGTTGCCGAAGTGGGTCTGCCCGTCGCCAAGGTCTGGGGACTTTACATGGCAGCTTCGCGAGTTGCGTTCGACGAGAACAACCTTCAGCTCCATCACGTGCTGGCCGCCAATGTCGAGCGGCGAGGCGCCGACAGTTTGCCGCTGCGCCCTTGGTGGCGGCCATAG
- a CDS encoding lipoprotein LpqH, translating to MKRLLVGAIGTLGVAAAVVGCSSGGHTASPASSTAPSVASGSSGAQVKVGGSDLAGVNPASVTCVKQGGKIDIGSGSTGGAQQALAVVMTDEATPKVESLALVVDGNALSVANSMGGKVGSADVAVDGKTYTITGQAQGADLKNPMAGMITKDFSIKVTCG from the coding sequence GTGAAACGTCTTCTCGTGGGCGCAATCGGAACCCTTGGCGTGGCTGCGGCCGTGGTGGGCTGCTCGAGCGGCGGCCACACAGCCAGCCCGGCGTCGAGCACAGCCCCCAGTGTCGCCTCCGGGAGCAGCGGTGCTCAGGTCAAGGTCGGCGGCTCCGACTTGGCCGGCGTCAACCCCGCCTCGGTGACCTGTGTGAAGCAGGGCGGCAAGATCGACATCGGTAGCGGCTCCACCGGCGGTGCGCAGCAGGCGCTCGCCGTCGTGATGACCGACGAAGCGACCCCGAAGGTCGAGTCGTTGGCCCTGGTTGTTGACGGCAACGCCCTGTCGGTCGCCAACAGCATGGGCGGGAAGGTCGGATCGGCCGACGTGGCGGTCGACGGCAAGACCTACACCATCACCGGTCAGGCGCAGGGCGCCGACCTGAAAAACCCGATGGCCGGCATGATCACCAAGGACTTCAGCATCAAGGTGACGTGCGGTTAA
- a CDS encoding DNA polymerase III subunits gamma/tau has translation MALYRKYRPATFAEVVGQEHVTEPLSIALEAGRINHAYLFSGPRGCGKTSSARILARSLNCAQGPTATPCGVCDSCQALAPNAPGSIDVVELDAASHGGVDDTRELRDRAFYAPAQSRYRVFIVDEAHMVTTAGFNALLKIVEEPPEHLIFIFATTEPEKVLPTIRSRTHHYPFRLLPPKTMRSLIGRICEQESVVVDDAVYPLVIRAGGGSPRDTLSVLDQLVAGADDNHVTYPRALGLLGATDVALIDDAVDALAAGDAAALFGAVESVIDAGHDPRRFAIDLLERFRDLIVLQAVPDAISRGVVDAPEDVLDRMREQAARIGAATLTRYAEVVQAGLGEMRGATAPRLLLEVVCARLLLPSASDTESALLQRIERIETRLTMSIPAADAAPAPARPVATPPPSAAPRPAARQPAPAEPPDEPEREPVPEPVVAPPPDPVPNPEHASTPEPEPASAPSELNAAAVRTMWPTVRDKVRERSRTTEVMLAGATVRAVEGDTLVLTHESAPLAKRLSEQRNADVIAEALKDALGVNWRVRCETGSPAGAAAAAPPPRKAAAAPSPPSRRAVPPPAEQEPPVNDSAATESAQRDEEEHMLAEAGRTDPSAPRRDPEEVALELLQSELGARRIDGD, from the coding sequence GTGGCTCTCTACCGCAAGTACCGACCGGCAACCTTCGCCGAAGTGGTGGGGCAGGAGCACGTCACCGAGCCGCTGTCCATTGCCTTGGAAGCCGGCCGGATCAACCATGCGTACCTGTTCTCCGGGCCGCGCGGCTGCGGAAAGACCTCGTCCGCCCGCATCCTGGCCCGGTCGCTGAACTGTGCGCAGGGACCGACGGCCACCCCGTGCGGGGTGTGCGACTCGTGTCAGGCGTTGGCACCCAACGCGCCCGGCAGCATCGACGTGGTGGAACTAGACGCCGCCAGCCACGGCGGCGTCGACGACACCCGCGAGCTGCGCGACCGCGCCTTCTATGCGCCGGCGCAGTCGCGCTACCGGGTGTTCATCGTCGACGAGGCGCACATGGTGACCACGGCGGGGTTCAACGCGCTGCTCAAGATCGTCGAGGAACCGCCCGAGCACCTCATCTTCATCTTCGCCACCACCGAACCGGAGAAGGTGCTGCCGACGATTCGGTCGCGCACTCATCACTATCCGTTCCGGTTGTTGCCGCCCAAGACCATGCGTTCGCTGATCGGGCGGATCTGCGAACAAGAAAGTGTGGTCGTCGACGACGCGGTGTACCCGCTGGTGATCCGCGCCGGCGGTGGTTCGCCCCGCGACACGTTGTCGGTGCTCGACCAGCTGGTCGCCGGCGCCGACGACAACCACGTCACCTACCCGCGCGCGTTGGGGCTGCTGGGTGCCACCGACGTCGCACTGATCGACGACGCCGTCGACGCGCTGGCCGCCGGGGATGCCGCGGCGCTGTTCGGCGCGGTCGAATCGGTGATCGACGCCGGCCACGACCCACGCCGCTTCGCGATCGACCTGCTGGAACGATTCCGCGATCTCATTGTGCTGCAAGCGGTTCCGGATGCGATAAGCCGCGGTGTGGTGGACGCACCGGAAGACGTGCTGGACCGCATGCGCGAGCAAGCGGCCCGGATCGGCGCGGCGACGCTGACCCGCTACGCCGAAGTGGTGCAGGCCGGGTTGGGCGAGATGCGCGGAGCGACGGCGCCCCGGCTGCTGCTCGAGGTGGTCTGCGCTCGCCTGCTACTGCCCTCGGCAAGCGACACCGAATCGGCTCTGCTGCAACGCATCGAGCGCATCGAGACCCGGCTGACCATGTCCATTCCTGCCGCCGACGCCGCACCGGCGCCTGCGCGCCCAGTGGCAACCCCACCGCCGTCCGCTGCGCCGCGCCCGGCCGCCCGGCAGCCGGCACCGGCCGAGCCCCCGGATGAACCGGAGCGTGAGCCGGTTCCCGAACCGGTTGTGGCGCCTCCTCCCGATCCGGTGCCCAATCCGGAACACGCTTCAACCCCGGAGCCCGAACCCGCTTCTGCCCCAAGCGAACTCAATGCGGCCGCGGTGCGAACGATGTGGCCGACGGTGCGCGACAAGGTACGCGAGCGCAGCCGCACCACCGAGGTGATGCTGGCCGGCGCCACCGTGCGCGCCGTGGAGGGCGACACCCTGGTGCTCACGCACGAGTCGGCGCCACTGGCCAAGCGACTATCCGAACAGCGCAACGCCGACGTCATCGCCGAGGCACTCAAGGACGCGCTGGGGGTGAACTGGCGGGTCCGTTGCGAGACCGGCTCCCCGGCCGGGGCAGCGGCGGCTGCCCCGCCCCCCCGCAAGGCGGCCGCCGCGCCGTCGCCCCCCAGCAGGAGAGCGGTGCCGCCGCCTGCCGAGCAGGAACCTCCCGTAAACGATTCCGCCGCTACGGAATCCGCTCAGCGCGACGAAGAGGAACACATGCTCGCCGAAGCCGGTCGTACCGATCCGTCGGCGCCGCGCCGCGACCCCGAAGAGGTCGCACTCGAGCTGCTGCAGAGCGAGCTGGGCGCGCGCCGGATCGACGGCGACTAA
- a CDS encoding aminotransferase class I/II-fold pyridoxal phosphate-dependent enzyme: protein MAFDSLSPEELSALHSRNQQDYAELQAKKLHLDLTRGKPAPEQLDLSNQLLSLPGDDFRDAEGTDTRNYGGLHGLPGLRAIFGELLGIPVPNLIAGNNSSLELMHDLVAFSMLYGGVDSQRPWKDEPGIKFLCPAPGYDRHFAITETMGIEMILVPMRDDGPDVDMIEELVAVDPAIKGMWTVPVFGNPTGVTYSWETVRRLVQMRTAAPDFRLFWDNAYAVHTLTHDFLRQVDILGLAATAGNPNRPYVFASTSKITFAGAGVSFLGGSLGNIAWYLQYAGKKSIGPDKINQLRHLRFFGDADGVRLQMQRHQQILAPKFALTLEILEQRLGDSKIASWTEPKGGYFISLDVWPGTARRTVALAKDAGIAVTEAGATFPYRKDPEDKNIRIAPTFPSLPDLRDAVDGLATCALLAASEARLGGPGSERDLTALCVR, encoded by the coding sequence GTGGCGTTCGATTCCCTCAGCCCCGAAGAGCTCAGCGCACTGCACTCCCGCAACCAGCAGGACTACGCGGAGCTGCAGGCTAAGAAGCTGCATTTGGATCTCACCCGCGGCAAACCCGCCCCGGAACAGCTCGATCTGTCCAACCAGCTGCTGAGCCTGCCCGGCGACGACTTCCGCGACGCTGAGGGCACCGACACCCGCAACTACGGCGGCCTGCACGGCCTGCCCGGACTGCGGGCCATCTTCGGGGAGTTGCTGGGCATCCCGGTGCCCAACCTGATCGCCGGGAACAACTCCAGCCTGGAGCTGATGCATGATCTCGTCGCCTTCTCGATGCTGTACGGCGGCGTGGACTCGCAACGCCCCTGGAAGGACGAGCCGGGCATCAAGTTCCTGTGCCCGGCGCCCGGCTATGACCGCCACTTCGCGATCACCGAGACCATGGGCATCGAGATGATCCTGGTCCCGATGCGCGACGACGGCCCGGACGTCGACATGATCGAGGAGTTGGTGGCCGTCGACCCCGCGATCAAGGGGATGTGGACGGTGCCGGTGTTCGGCAACCCGACCGGTGTGACGTACTCCTGGGAGACCGTGCGCCGGCTGGTGCAGATGCGCACCGCCGCGCCCGACTTCCGGCTGTTCTGGGACAACGCTTACGCCGTGCACACCCTGACGCACGACTTCCTGCGTCAGGTCGACATCCTCGGGCTGGCCGCGACGGCCGGTAACCCGAACCGGCCGTACGTCTTCGCGTCCACCTCGAAGATCACCTTTGCCGGCGCGGGCGTCAGCTTCCTGGGCGGATCGCTGGGCAACATCGCCTGGTACCTGCAGTACGCGGGGAAGAAGTCGATCGGCCCGGACAAGATCAACCAGCTGCGGCACCTGCGCTTCTTCGGCGACGCCGACGGGGTCCGGCTGCAGATGCAGCGCCACCAGCAGATCCTGGCGCCGAAGTTCGCCCTGACGCTGGAAATCCTCGAGCAGCGGCTCGGCGACTCCAAGATCGCCTCCTGGACCGAGCCCAAGGGCGGCTATTTCATCAGCCTCGACGTGTGGCCCGGCACCGCGCGCCGGACCGTCGCGCTGGCCAAGGACGCCGGTATCGCGGTCACCGAGGCGGGTGCGACGTTCCCGTACCGCAAGGATCCGGAGGACAAGAACATCCGCATCGCGCCCACCTTCCCGTCGCTGCCGGATCTGCGCGACGCGGTCGACGGGCTGGCCACCTGCGCGCTGCTGGCGGCTTCCGAGGCCCGGCTGGGCGGCCCCGGCTCCGAGCGTGACCTGACGGCGCTGTGTGTGCGCTGA